Below is a window of Cytophagaceae bacterium DNA.
AAATTCCGCAAGGTAAGTACCAAACTATGTTTAAAGAGGTGTTTTTAGGCATTTCTGTATTGCTTATGTTGGTGATAATGAATCATAAAGTTGAATCATCAAGAAAGTGGCTCAATATAGGTGTTATTGCCGCAATAGTGATTACTATGGTTTTATATTTATTTGAAGTATAAAAAAAGCTGTTCTTTCAAACAGCTTTTCAATATTAATCAATTTAAATTTTATTCTTTTTCCTTTTTGGGAATCAGCAATTTTTCTCCTCTTTCAGAGAAATTTTTAGTTTTTCCGTTCGCAGCCATCAATTGTTCTACTGAAATTCCATATTTACTGGCAACAACTCTTAAAATATCTCCCGGTCCTACAGTATGAACAGCCTGAACGGGTACGGTTAATTTTGTAACTCCTACCTTAATTCCTTCAGGATCAACACCAGGATTCAGTTTTTTCATAGTACTTGCACTCACATTAAACTTATTGGCTATACCAAAAAAAGTCTCTCCTGATTTTACGGTATATTTACCAGTTTCGCTTTTAATGGCAACAGGTTCTGAAATTTTTTCTTCCTTTTTCTCTTCAACTTTTGCATCAGAGACGACCGTTTCGGAAGTTTTTTCTTCAGTTTTCGCTACTTCAGGCGATGAGACTTCAGTTTTTTGATCTTTCATATCGTCTTCATCTACTACTACTGAATCAGTAGTTTTTGGTACTACCATTTCTTCGGCGGCAAGTTCAGAGCTTGAATTGGACTCATCTGACATCATCTGCCAGCCAACATAAAGCAAAACACATACTAAAACAATCAAAATAGCCAAAACAGCAGTAGGGGTGGTGCTATTTGGATGCTCGGGTTTGGGGTTTCTGTCTTCAAATTCCATTACTTATTTTTTATTTCAATGTTCATTAATTTCACTTTCTCTTTTAATTCTTCTTTGTAACCCAAAAGTTTGTCTTTCAATTCCTTGTTCTCAATTCCGAGTATCTGAACTGCCAATAATCCTGCATTTGTAGATGCGTTTAGTGCAACTGTGGCCACGGGTACTCCATTGGGCATTTGCAAAATAGATAATATTGAATCCCATCCATCAATAGAGTTACTTGATTTTACAGGCACTCCAATTACCGGCAAAATCGTAGCTGAAGCAACCATTCCAGGCAAATGTGCGGCACCACCCGCACCTGCAATTATGACTTTTAAACCTCTTTCAACCGCTGATTTGGCATAATCTATCATCCTCTCGGGTGTCCTGTGTGCCGATACGACTTCAATTTCGTAAGGAACTTCAAATTTTTCAAATATTTCTACAGCACCCTGCATGACTTTCATATCAGAACTGCTACCCATTATTATTCCTACCATGCAGATTATTTGGAAATTACTTTTAAATTATCTTTTACAAAATTCACCTTTTCAATCAAATTATCAAAATTTGAGTCTAAAATTGTTACATGACCCATTTTTCTAAATGGTTTTGTGGTCTTTTTGCCGTAAAAAAACGGAAATACACCTTCGATGCCCAGTATTTGGTCCATTCCTTCAATATTTACAGCCCCCTCGTAGCCGGGCTCTCCCAGGATATTTACCATTGCCGCAGTTGAAACTGGTTTTAAATCTACCAATGGTAAATCAAGAATTGCCCTCCAATGCATATCAAACTGAGAAATCAGATTGGCTTTTTGAGTGTGATGCCCACTGTTATGTGGTCGTGGAGCCACTTCATTGACCAAAATTTGCCCATCTTTAGTTAAAAACATTTCAACAGCAAGTAAGCCAACTATTCCAAATTTTTCAGCTACAGTTTTAGCAATGCTTTTGGCTTTTTCCTCAACATCAGTGCTAATATTTGCAGGGGAAAATAAATATTCAACAAGGTTGGCTTCAGGGTGAAATACCATTTCTACAACAGGAAAAGCCACAATTGAGCCTGAAGGATTACGTGCGACAATCACAGCAAGTTCTTTTTCAAAATCAATTAATTGTTCAATGATTCCATTGGCATTAAAAACCTTCTCAATATCTCCACTATCTCTGATGATTTGCACACCCCGACCATCATAGCCACCTACTCCAATTTTATTAACTACCGGAAAACTTTGGATTTTATTTTTTGCATCTTCCTTATTTTCAATAAGAAAAAAATCCGATGTTGGAATATTGTGGTCTGCAAAAAACTGCTTTTGTATGGTTTTGTCTTTTATTGTTTCCACTATTGCAGGTTGTGGATAGACCATTTTGCCTTCAGCCTCCAGTTTTTTTAGTGCTTCAATATTGACATTTTCAATTTCGATAGTAATTACATCTAAAGTTTTTCCGAAATTATAGACTGTGTCAAAGTCCATTATATCTCCCAAAACAAAATTTCTGGTAATCCCCGCACAAGGGCAATGAGCGTCATTTTCAAGCACCGAAACATCCAAATCAAAATCAAGGGCAGCCTGAATAAGCATTTTGCCCAATTGACCGCCCCCTAAAATTCCGATTTTAGTATTGTTTTTAAAACCCATATTTTATTTTATTTCGAATTCTTTGGGTTTTAAACCTTTATTAAATTTTACTGATTGAAGCTCAGAACTGATTTCTCCCATTTGAGTTTTTTGTTTTCTTACCACTGGTAATAAAATATCAGAACCTTTAAATGCTTTATAATCTTCAAAAATTGCAACAATTTCTATTGTTCCTCTTGGACTAGTTCTACTCATAGAAGTTCTGTCTTTCAAGCCTGTAGCTGTGTTAAAGTAGTCTTTTGAAACTTTTCCGTCAGCATCCTTTATTTCTACTACATCGTAAGTTTTGCCATCAATTGTTTCCTGAGGTAGAAGTGCGAGTGTAAACCCTAATTTTTCATACTCCATTTCAACAAAAGGATTGAGTCTTGCAGATTCTGTAATGGCTTCTTTTCCTTTTTTGGGTTCCTGATTGTTATTTCCCCAGTTGCTTTTCATAACCATTGTTTCGCCATCAAATTTAGTTGACATCAATTCCATACCGTTTGAGAACATGGAGGTACTATATTTAAACGGAAATGCAATTTTGGTTTCAGTTTCGCTAACACCTCGGGGAGTTTCGGTGGTAATTGACATTACCATGTCGGTAATCGTGGCACTACTTTTTGAAATATTGGTAACCTCAAGGTATTTTTTGATTACATCCTGAGCGGTTTTTTGTGCATTGGCTATATTTACAGCCAACATTAACAATACAAAAACTTTAAATTTCATGATAATTGTATTTAGTAATGAAAAATTGAATATGATAGAAAACGCAATTTTGAGAGATTTTTATCTGAAAACCCAAACAAAATTATTAGAACAAAGTTACTCTTAAAAATGATGTTAATGAAAAAAGAAATCGCAATTTTTTGGTTTAGAAGAGATTTAAGATTGGAAGATAACGCCGGTTTGTATCATGCTCTAAAATCTGGTTTGGAAGTACTTCCTTTATTTATTTTTGATCAAAATATCTTACAAAAGCTTAATAATAAATACGATAAAAGAGTTGATTTTATATATCAGACAATATTTTCTTTAAAAAAAGAGCTTGAAAAGTTGGGCACAACTTTGCTGGTAAAGTCAGGTTTTCCTTCAGACATTTGGAAAGAGATTTTTAAAGAATACAATGTCAAAGAAATTTATACCAATCATGATTACGAAAAATATGCTCTGGAAAGGGATGAGGCAATTAAAAATATAAGTAATCAATCAGGAATTGCCTTTTATTCTTTTAAGGATCAGTGTATTTTCGAGAAAAAAGAGATACTTTCCGGTTCAAATGAGCCATATACGGTTTTTACACCTTATTCGAAAAAATGGAAAGCAACTTTGACTGAATTTTATGTAAAGCCTTATCCTATAGAGAAATACGTCAATTTATTTTTAAAAATAGATCCATTTCCAATGCTTTCAATTGAGGAAATTGGATTTGAAAAAACAAATATCCAGTTTCAAAACCCGGAATTAAATACCAAAATTATAGCCAACTACCATAAAAACAGAGACATACCCTCAATATCTGGAACCTCAAAACTCAGTATGCATTTAAGATTTGGGACAATAAGTATAAGAAAATGCGTACAGTTTGCTTTGAAATACAATGAGACATGGTTAAATGAATTGATTTGGAGGGATTTTTATATGAATATCCTGGCCAATTTTCCCCAGATTAATCAAGGATTGAGTTTTAAACTTAAATACGACTTGATAAATTGGCGTAATAATTCTGAAGAATTTGAAGCCTGGTGTAATGGCAGAACGGGTTTTCCAATTGTGGATGCGGGAATGAGGGAGCTCAATGCGACTGGTTTTATGCACAACCGTGTAAGGATGATCGTGGGGTCCTTCTTATGCAAAGATTTGCTTATTGATTGGCGGTGGGGTGAAACTTATTTTTCTGAAAAACTCCTGGATTTTGATTTTGCCGCCAATAATGGAGGTTGGCAGTGGGCCTCAGGTAGTGGGTGTGATGCCGCTCCCTATTTCAGGGTTTTCAATCCTTCAGAACAAACCAAAAAATTTGACCCACAGTTGGAATATATTAAGAGATGGGTACCGGAATTTCAGGATTTCTCCTATCCAAAACCTATTGTGAACCATGATTTTGCCAGAAAAAGGGCTTTGGAAGTTTATAAAGAAGCACTAAGCGTATTATAATTATTAAATATTGAAATCTATTTTTTATTAAAATTCAAGATTAATATGTCTTTTTCGTAGTTTTGGACAATTATCATTCCCGATGGATTCTTTTTTAAAAATTGCCGCCAAAGATATTTTTCAACAAAATCAACTCGAATCACTTCGTGACATTCAGGTGATTTTACCCAGTAGGAGGGCAGTTTATTATTTCAAAAAGGAACTTTCCAATTTCTCAGATAAACCCTTTTTTTTACCCAAAATCTGGGCAATTGATGATTTTCTGATAGAAAAATCAGGATTGAAATTGATTGATAATGTGAGTTTGTATCTTCGGGCTTTCCAAATTTGGAAAAGAATTGATGCCGATCAATCTATCGAAACTTTCTTGCAATGGATTCCTACGCTCTTAAAAGATTTTGAAAATATAGATTTCTCCTTGGTAGAGCAACCTCATCAACTTTTTAAGTATATGAGTGAGGCCCAGGCCATTGAAAGATGGGGATTGTCAGATGATTTCCAGTTTTCTGCCAACACGATGACTTATTTCAGTTTTTTTGACAAAGTCGCTTTTCTTTATGAAGAACTTCAAAAAGACCTTATAAAAAACAATGAATGCAGCCGAGGACAAGCCTATCGCATGGTATCTCTGCAAAAAAATGAGTTGTTTGGTACAAACTGCGGATTTCATTATTTCATTGGTTTAAATGCATTAAGTAAAGCTGAAGAAGAGATTATTCAACATCTGGTAAAGAATCAAAAAGCTTTTTGTATTTGGGATACAGATACATATTATATGAATTCTGGCCAAAAAGCAGGCAAAAAGCTCCTTCAATACAAAAAAACTGGCCAATATGGAACCTGGAATTATGAATTTGACTATTTGACTAATTCAGCAAAAAATATCAGGGTTTTTGAAGTTCCCAATGAATCAGCTCAAATTAAATTGCTGAATAATATTGTTTTAGAAACCGGGGAACAGAATCACGTACTTGCAGTTCTAGACGAGGCTCAATTTGAACCACTAATACTAAATCTTCCTCAAAAATCTTTGAAATTGAATGTATCTATCGGTATTCCGCTTTCTCATAGCAAGGTTTCTGGATTGATTAAATTATTGATAGTTAATTATATAGATTTTCAAAAAAATAAAAAAATTCATAGAAATTCATTAATGCGTTTTTTTGAACTTGATATTTTTAAAGAATTATTAGGCAAAAATTATATTCAAATTGAGAAAATAATTAATAAAAGCTCAAAATTCTATTTTGAAAAATCAGATTTCAATCAAGAAGATTCTAAATTATTCAGCCAATTGTTTGAACAGGGTAACACCCGGGTTTTGATTGAAATTCTGAGAGAATGGGCTGAATCATTGATTGAAATATTAAGGGAACAGACACTTGAAATAACTTTTTGCAATGTTCTGATTTCCAAGCTTTCATTAGTTCTGGATCAATTGGTTACCGGTTTTGATATTTCGGTCAAGGCTTTTGAGGTATTGATTACAGAAATGCTAAAGAATGAAAAACTACCATTTGAAGGTGACCAAAACACTCCTTTACAAATAATGAGCTTATTGGAGACCCGGTGTTTAGATTTTGAAAATGTAACTTTGATGTCGTTTAATGAAGGTTTTTTGCCTTCCAATACTCGTTCTAATAGCTTTATTTCCGATGATGCCGCATATTATTTCAATTTGCCACTGTACACCGATCAGGATTCTATCATGGCATATCATTTTTTAAGATTACTTCAAAGGGCAAAAAATATAAATTTTGTTTATTTGACAGGAGCAAGTAATGAAATGACCATAAAAGAAAAAAGCCGTTTTATTAGCCAGATAGAAAATCAATTGGTTCCCAAAAATCCTAAAATCAATATTTTCTATCCAAGGATTGTTTTTGAAAATGAAAATATAGAAAGTGCTGAAAAACAAAATATTGTAATTAAGAAAAACGAGTTTATCTTAAAAAATATAAAGAAATATCTTGAATATAACGGCTTGAGTCCAACAACACTTAACAATTACATTGAATGCCCTTTACGATTTTATTGGCTCAATGTTGAAAAATTAAAACCTGAAAACGAAATCTCTGAAACCATCATGGTAGATACATTCGGAGTAATATTACATGCTGCACTCGAGCTGATCGACAAAGACAAAGGTTTAAAATCCAAAGAAGAATTAGAATTTAACCGGATAAATATTCCTGCTGTTATTGAAAAAGTTTTTACTGAATTAAAAGTAAAGGTGGATAATCAGCAGGGTATAAATTATTTATTAAAAAACGTTGCAGAAAAACTTCTCGACCAATATTTTGAAATGCGAATTGCCAATTTTCAAAATCCTTATGAAATCATAGATAATGAAATATTTTTGGAATATAGCAGGTTGATAGGGGATTCCCGGGTAAAGTTTAAGGGAACAATTGACAAAATCGAAAAACATGGTAACACACTGGAATTAATCGATTTTAAATCAGGGGAAGTAGATTTTTCTAAAACTGGAAATAAAACTATTGAGGAGATATTTTCAGAAAATAAACTTGGTAAACAAAGGCAATTATATTTTTATATTTATCTGGTTTTCAAAAATATAAGTATTATTTCGGTACTGAAAAATAATCAATCCGATCTTAATTTAAAAGCTAGAATTTACTCTTTCAGAAACTTAACAAAGGATTTATCGCTTGAACAAATCGAATTAAAAGACCTGCAATTTGTAAAAACAATAGATGAAACACTGGAAAAAATAGTATTGGAAATTTTAAATCCAGAGGTAGAGATTGTTCAAACTGAAGAGAAAAAGAATTGTCAGTATTGCGACTTCAGAAATATTTGTAAAAGAGAATAAATTTTACATCATTCTAAAGCTTGATTCCTAGAGTTTTAGGATGATATTCAAATTATATTTAAAAAAAACATTTTGTTGGATATTGCGAGTAAAGAAAAAACTGGTATCTTTGCATCCGATTTGGCTGACAAGCTTACTTTAGAGAGATGGCAGAGTGGTCGAATGCGGCGGTCTTGAAAACCGTTGACTGTTACAGGTCCGGGGGTTCGAATCCCTCTCTCTCTGCTCCAAAACCGACAATTTGTCGGTTTTTTTTATGTTTTTACCTTTTGGAAAATAATAATTAGACATTTTTCTCATCAGAATTATTCCATAAATCAAAACGGGCAATTCCTTTGAGAAATATTTTAAGGATAAAAATTGATATGAAAAGGCTTAAATCATTGGAAATTAGAGCCTTCTATTTGTTGATATGTTGATTATCAGTGAATTGGATAAAATTCAATAAAAAGGGCACAACAGGATAAAAATATCGTGTTTAGGTACTTTTGATTGTGATTGTCTTGCATTATTTGGAAATTTATTTCCAATAGAAATTTTATAAAATACTGATTGTTAATAATTTGTAGATCTTGGTCGGTTTCTCATCATCTCTAAATACTCTTTAGGAAATGCGGCTTCCTTTTTTTGCTTAAATTTCGAAACAATCAAAATAGAAATTAATAAAATGGCAATAGTTAAAAATAGTATCATTGGTATTAATAATTAGGTTATATTGCATAATTAACTAACATATAACACGATACATTTTTTTTGCCAAAGAAAATATTATCAAGATATCAACATTAACAATTTTACGACAAATGCCTCTTATTTTAGTGCCTACGCCTATCGGTAATCTTAAAGATATGACTATCAGGGCTTTAGAAAATCTTAAAGAAGCAGATTTAATTCTCGCTGAAGATACCCGCACTTCAGGTATTTTATTAAAGCATTTTGAAATTTCCAGGCCTCTTCAAAGCTATCATATCTTTAACGAACACAAAACCGTTGACAAAATAATTACTGAGTTAAAAAAGGACAAAAAGATAGTACTTATTTCGGATGCGGGCACGCCTGGAATTTCCGACCCGGGTTTTTTGATCGTGAGGGAATGTATCCAAAATCAAATTGAGGTTATTTGCTTGCCAGGTGCCACTGCTCTTATTCCGGCTTTGGTAATTTCTGGTTTACCAACCGATAGTTTTGTATTTGAAGGTTTTTTGCCCGTAAAAAAAGGTCGGCAAACCAAACTTACAGAGCTAAAAACGGAACCCAGGACCATGGTTTTTTACGAATCACCACACCGATTGGTCAAAACTTTAGAAAATTTCATAGAGTATTTTGGAGAAAACCGGCGGGTTTCAGTTTCTAGGGAGATTTCAAAATTACATGAGGAAACTTTGAGAGGCACTTTGTCAGAAATTCTTACTATTTTTGCGAATCGTACAATTAAAGGCGAAATTGTAATTGTTTTAGAAGGTAATAATTCAAAAAAGAAAGATTATGAACGTGAATAATAAATGTGTTTTGGTAACAGGAGCATCAAGAGGAATTGGAAAAGCGATTGCCACCGAATTTGCAAAAAATGGAGCCAGAGTAGCATTTACATACCTTTCATCAATTGAGAAAGGGCAGGCCTTGGAACAGGAGCTTGGACAATTTGGTAATTTTTGTAAAGGTTACAGATCTGACGCTTCTGATTATGTTTCAGCTGAAAATCTTATTAGTCAAGTTGTTGAGGACTTTGGTGGTGTGGATGTTGTGATAAACAACGCCGGAATTACCCGAGATACATTGTTGATGCGTATGTCAGAAGAACAATGGGATGAGGTGATGAGAATCAACCTGAAATCGGTTTTTAACCTTACCAAAGCCGCCACCAAGCCGATGATGAGAGCAAAAAGTGGCTCAATTATTAATATTACATCCGTGGTTGGCCTTATGGGAAATGCCGGTCAGGCCAATTATTCTGCATCAAAAGCCGGAATGATCGGGTTTACCAAGTCAATTGCCAAAGAATTAGGTTCAAGAAATATCCGTTGCAATGCTATTGCCCCCGGTTTTATAGAAACTGAAATGACAGGTGAACTCAACGAGGAGCAATTGAAAGAGTGGACTAAATCTATACCTCTAAAACGAGCCGGCCAAGGTCAGGACATTGCAAATGCCTGCTTGTTTTTAGCCTCTGATGCCTCATCTTATATCACCGGCCAAGTGATTGTAGTGGATGGTGGTATGTTAATGTAATTCAACAATAAAGCCTAATTTTTCAATGAAACCAGAATTAATTCTCCAATCTCCGCTTTGGTATGTATTAATCTGTGTGTTTGTTGCTATAGTTTTTGCTATTTTTACTTATATAAAAGAGAAAAATTACAAAGCTTCTCCCAAATATTTATTAGCGGCCACAAGAGGTTTAATTACTTTTATTCTTTGTTTTTTATTACTAGGGCCATTAGTCAAGTATGTTTCTCAACTTATCATTAAACCCAAGGTTTTGATATTGGTTGACAATTCCCGATCTATGAATGCTTTGGGAATTAAGGCTTTTTTAGAGTTAAAAAATGGGTTGACTGCATTGAGCGACTATTTACAGGAAAATGAATTTGATTATGAGGTAAAAACCCTCAAAAGTGATGAAGTTTTTAAAGATTTTGAAAAAATTAAGTTCGAATTAAATACCACTAATCTTTCTGAAACTTTTTCTGATATTAAAAATAATTATGAAGGTCAGAATATTTCTGATGTGATTTTAGTAAGTGACGGAATAATAAATCAAGGCGTTTTTCCTTCATTTCAAAAATATCCTTTCAATGTTCATACCATTGGTTATGGTGATACCACCAGTGTTAAAGACTTGTCAATCAATGGAATATCCGCCAATAAAATTGCATATTTAGGGAATAAATTCCTGGTAAATGTTGATATTAATTCCACACTTTTAAAGGGGAAGTCAACCATTGTAAATATTAAAAATGGTCAGGGCAAAATTTTACAATCAAAAAACATTATCATTTCACAAACTGATGATTTTCAAACCATTAGCTTTGAACTTCAAGCCGAAAAAGAAGGAAAGCAGCGGTATATCGTTGAAGCAAAAGCATTGGAAGGGGAGTATTCGTTGAAAAATAATGTAAAAGATTTTTTAATTGATGTTGTAAACGGAAAAGAAAAAATCCTTTTGGTGGCTTATGCACCACACCCTGATATAAAAGCCATTAAGTCTATTGTTGAAAAAAATGATTTATTTGAATTAAAAGTGGTAATAGCTCAAAACGTAACCGCAAACCAAATACCCAAAGAGTCATTTGATTTATTGATTCTGCATCAATTACCCGATATGTACGGCAGTAACATCCAGTTAGTCAATGCTTTAATTGCTCAAAAAAAACCAACACTTTTTTTTGTTGGAAGTCGTACCAACCTGCAGGTTTTAAATGGGATGCAGAATGTGATGGGCATAAATGCACAAATCAATAAAATTGATAAAGTCACTGGATTAATCAATTCATCATTTAACAGGTTTAATTTACCCGTAAATGCTAATGAATTAATTGCCAAACTTCCTCCCCTTAATTCGCCATTTGGTGAATATAAAACTTTTCCAGGTTCAGAAATTATCATGTATCAAAGGTTTTCAGGTATAAATACAGAGCGACCGCTATTGGCATATAATGGAAATTTAGATCGGAAAAACGCCGTATTCGTTGGTGAAGGCCTCTGGCAGTGGCGTTTGGAAGAATTTTCTATTGACAGCCGACAGTTTGTAATTGATGATTTTTTCATAAAAACACTTCAACTTCTTACCATAAAAGAGGATAAGAGTAAATTGAGGGTTTATCCTTTAAATGAAAAATTTGAATTAGACCAAAAAATTGTTTTCGAAGCCGAGGCGTACAATAATATTTTTGAAAAAATCTATAATCAGAGTATTTCATTAAGTATAAAAAGTGAAAATGGTACAGTAAAAAATTATGGTTTTACCAATACTCCTGAGACTTCACGTTTTGAACTTTCAAATTTATCCGCTGGATTATATTCTTATACGGCCACTGCTGAAATTTTAGGAAAAAAAGAAACAGCTACGGGACAGTTTATGGTTAGCAATTCTGATATAGAAACAATAAATGTAAAGGCTGATTTTGATTTGTTAAAAACCCTTTCAAACGAAAATAACGGTGACTATGTTTACTATAAAAATGTTATTGAACTTCGTAATAGTTTGAAAAGCAAGGGATTAATTAATAAAGTGGTCAGCAATGAAGAAATGAAGGATTTAGTGAGCCTGAAATGGATTTTATTTCTTCTTATTGCCCTGGCTTCTATCGAATGGGGCTATAGAAAATTCCTGGGAGGATATTAAAAAAACCGGACAAGCCGGTTTTTTATTTTACGGAAAGCTAAAAAATTATAAGTGATTTTCATGGCAAATTCTTAAAATCAACTTACCAACACCTTAGCTTGTTTTGGACGCATAAGCTTTTTCATTTTTTCTCTGTCGGCCTGACCCATTTGCTCAAGTTGAGTATAAGCATCATTTAGGTTATTAAGCACATTGTCAATGTCTTCAATAGTAATAAACCTGGAAATCGTCATTCTTAATCCTGACTTATTCATAGGTACACTTGGAAAGCTGCATGTATCAACAAAAGCACCATGGTCAACTAAATATTTTGAGGCATAAAAGACATTTTCGAGACTTCCTAAAACCACATAAAAAATTGGAGTTTTGTGGTCACCGCTCAATGGCAGGTTGAGTTGGTTGGCTTTTTTCCAGAAGTATTCTATTTTTTGTTTTAATTCAAGTTGCCAATCGGCAAATTCCGCTCTCATATGTATTTCAGCGGATTTTATTGCAGCGGCAGCAACACCAGGGTGGGGTGGACCGGAAAACACCATATTTGTACCCAAGGTCTTTACCAATTCTTTTGTTTCCCGATTGGGATATACCATTAATCCACCACCTACACCAAATCCTTTTGCCATTGATAGTCCCAAATACAATTTTTCATGTTGTCCCATTTCATTCAAAACGTAACCGACACCGTTTTTTCCAATCCAACTGGTACCATGAGCATCATCGGCATAAACATGAAATTGTTCATATTTGTCGAGTAATACTTTAATATCTTTCATTGGGGCACCATCACCCATCATCGAATACACACCGTCAATCATGTACCACACGTTTCGGTGTTTTTCTTTTAATTCTTTGATCCTTTCTTCCAGAAGGTCGATGCGGCTATGTCTGATATATTCGACATGAATATCCGAGTTTCTGGTGATGTTAATGGCGGTTTGAAGGCTACTGTGAACATATAAATCCAGAATTACTGCATCTTCTTTTCCCAAAAGTATTGGAAAATTGGAAACATGA
It encodes the following:
- a CDS encoding VWA domain-containing protein, with product MKPELILQSPLWYVLICVFVAIVFAIFTYIKEKNYKASPKYLLAATRGLITFILCFLLLGPLVKYVSQLIIKPKVLILVDNSRSMNALGIKAFLELKNGLTALSDYLQENEFDYEVKTLKSDEVFKDFEKIKFELNTTNLSETFSDIKNNYEGQNISDVILVSDGIINQGVFPSFQKYPFNVHTIGYGDTTSVKDLSINGISANKIAYLGNKFLVNVDINSTLLKGKSTIVNIKNGQGKILQSKNIIISQTDDFQTISFELQAEKEGKQRYIVEAKALEGEYSLKNNVKDFLIDVVNGKEKILLVAYAPHPDIKAIKSIVEKNDLFELKVVIAQNVTANQIPKESFDLLILHQLPDMYGSNIQLVNALIAQKKPTLFFVGSRTNLQVLNGMQNVMGINAQINKIDKVTGLINSSFNRFNLPVNANELIAKLPPLNSPFGEYKTFPGSEIIMYQRFSGINTERPLLAYNGNLDRKNAVFVGEGLWQWRLEEFSIDSRQFVIDDFFIKTLQLLTIKEDKSKLRVYPLNEKFELDQKIVFEAEAYNNIFEKIYNQSISLSIKSENGTVKNYGFTNTPETSRFELSNLSAGLYSYTATAEILGKKETATGQFMVSNSDIETINVKADFDLLKTLSNENNGDYVYYKNVIELRNSLKSKGLINKVVSNEEMKDLVSLKWILFLLIALASIEWGYRKFLGGY
- a CDS encoding aminotransferase class I/II-fold pyridoxal phosphate-dependent enzyme gives rise to the protein MIHISKELEALNQSFVAAQEIGVIKAVSTGDHYDGHKVTVRGQEAVFFGNCSYMGLDQNEEIKEAAKEGIDRYGMYFSSSRSFMGLEIFEQMEESIEKMYGQPVNITTSTTFAHVSNFPILLGKEDAVILDLYVHSSLQTAINITRNSDIHVEYIRHSRIDLLEERIKELKEKHRNVWYMIDGVYSMMGDGAPMKDIKVLLDKYEQFHVYADDAHGTSWIGKNGVGYVLNEMGQHEKLYLGLSMAKGFGVGGGLMVYPNRETKELVKTLGTNMVFSGPPHPGVAAAAIKSAEIHMRAEFADWQLELKQKIEYFWKKANQLNLPLSGDHKTPIFYVVLGSLENVFYASKYLVDHGAFVDTCSFPSVPMNKSGLRMTISRFITIEDIDNVLNNLNDAYTQLEQMGQADREKMKKLMRPKQAKVLVS